A window of Citrus sinensis cultivar Valencia sweet orange chromosome 7, DVS_A1.0, whole genome shotgun sequence contains these coding sequences:
- the LOC102621512 gene encoding palmitoyl-monogalactosyldiacylglycerol delta-7 desaturase, chloroplastic produces MAFITTSPTKPKSFTFSPLCQARKTQTDKVLAFGNSNLQHKLIKTSFVYHVYKYNKRESLAIVNAASIESTEPKPEPEPEQIPEVETYGRILLSDVLVKRRRSLFSGRNWNSLDISTAGVVLAMHLLALFAPFCFTWSSLRVAFGLYVVTGLLGITLSFHRNLSHRSFKLPKWLEYLFAYCGVQSLQGNPIDWVSTHRYHHQFCDSERDPHSPIEGFWFSHMSWLFDKDSVLERCGGPNNVGDLEKQPFYRFLRSTYILHPIALGGLLYALGGFPFIVWGMGVRIVWVYHITWLVNSACHVWGKQAWNTGDLSRNNWWVALLAFGEGWHNNHHAFEYSARHGLEWWQVDLTWYVVRFLQAVGLATDVKLPSETQKQRMTFNN; encoded by the exons ATGGCTTTCATCACAACATCACCAACCAAaccaaaatctttcactttttcACCTCTGTGTCAAGCAAGAAAAACTCAAACCGATAAAGTTCTGGCCTTCGGCAATTCTAACTTACAACACAAGCTAATAAAAACGAGCTTTGTGtatcatgtttataaatataacaaaagaGAGTCACTAGCAATTGTTAATGCAGCATCAATTGAATCGACAGAACCAAAGCCAGAGCCAGAGCCAGAGCAAATTCCCGAGGTGGAAACTTATGGGAGAATTTTGTTATCTGATGTGTTGGTGAAGAGGAGAAGAAGTTTATTTTCTGGGAGGAATTGGAACTCATTGGATATAAGCACAGCTGGTGTTGTTTTGGCAATGCATTTGCTTGCTCTCTTTGCGCCATTTTGTTTCACGTGGAGTTCTCTTAGGGTTGCTTTTGGACTTTATGTTGTGACTGGACTTCTGGGTATCACTCTTTCTTTTCACAGAAACCTTTCTCATAGGAGTTTTAAATTACCCAAATGGCTTGAGTACTTGTTTGCTTATTGCGGAGTTCAGTCTCTTCAG GGGAATCCAATTGATTGGGTAAGCACACATAGGTATCATCACCAGTTTTGTGATTCCGAAAGGGATCCGCATAGTCCCATTGAAGGGTTTTGGTTTAGTCACATGAGTTGGCTGTTTGATAAGGATTCTGTTCTCGAAAGG TGTGGAGGGCCAAACAATGTGGGAGATTTAGAGAAGCAGCCTTTCTATAGATTCTTAAGAAGCACTTACATTCTCCATCCAATTGCACTTGGAGGCTTGCTATATGCACTGGGAGGCTTTCCTTTCATTGTGTGGGGAATG GGTGTGAGGATTGTGTGGGTATATCACATCACCTGGCTGGTAAATTCAGCTTGCCATGTATGGGGAAAGCAAGCATGGAACACTGGAGATTTGTCCCGGAACAATTG GTGGGTGGCATTACTTGCATTCGGAGAAGGTTGGCACAACAACCACCATGCCTTCGAATATTCCGCGAGACACGGCCTGGAATGGTGGCAGGTTGACTTGACTTGGTATGTTGTGAGATTTCTTCAGGCTGTTGGTTTGGCAACTGATGTGAAGTTACCAAGTGAAACTCAGAAGCAAAGAATGACATTCAACAATTGA